One Amycolatopsis thermophila DNA segment encodes these proteins:
- a CDS encoding ATP-binding protein yields the protein MTDWEPPSLRAQNEIELWLGADLAHLPIVRSVVATLATRADFDLDSIADLRLAVDEACSTLITRALPGSTMRCRFVVESDELRFQGTVLSDSGSAPSTKSFGWRVLSTLTDSVDTHVKSNGQGHQVDIELAKRRVVVDVPGAGA from the coding sequence GTGACGGACTGGGAGCCACCGTCCTTGCGCGCGCAGAACGAGATCGAACTCTGGCTCGGTGCCGACCTGGCGCACCTGCCGATCGTCCGATCGGTGGTGGCCACGCTGGCCACCCGCGCCGACTTCGACCTGGACTCGATCGCCGACCTGCGGCTGGCCGTGGACGAAGCGTGCTCGACCCTGATCACCAGGGCCCTGCCCGGTTCGACCATGCGCTGCCGCTTCGTCGTCGAGAGCGACGAGTTGCGGTTCCAGGGCACCGTGCTGAGCGACAGCGGCAGCGCGCCGAGCACCAAGTCGTTCGGCTGGCGGGTGCTGAGCACGCTCACCGACTCGGTCGACACGCACGTGAAGTCGAACGGCCAGGGGCACCAGGTGGACATCGAACTCGCCAAGCGGCGCGTCGTCGTCGACGTCCCAGGGGCAGGCGCGTGA
- a CDS encoding SigB/SigF/SigG family RNA polymerase sigma factor gives MTGSRTEPTQPTSSNEYGHLAPLFEELASLPADDPRRAELRDELVTGHLPLAEHIAQRFSGRGVAKEDLVQVATVGLINAVDRFDASRGSDFLSFAVPTVMGEVRRHFRDTGWLVRVPRRLKELHLSISSASTELAQRLGRAPTPSEIANHLGVSQDEVYEGLEAGNAYHSMSLDEVLSGDTENLALGDTLGEEDAGLEGVENHEALLPLIQDLPERERKILGLRFVHNMTQTQIAERIGVSQMHVSRLLARTLQRLREGLTEQDGES, from the coding sequence GTGACCGGTTCCCGGACCGAGCCGACGCAACCCACCTCTTCGAACGAATACGGGCACCTGGCCCCGCTGTTCGAGGAGCTGGCGAGCCTGCCGGCCGATGACCCCCGCCGCGCCGAGCTGCGCGACGAGCTCGTCACCGGGCACCTGCCACTGGCCGAGCACATCGCGCAGCGCTTCTCCGGGCGCGGTGTGGCGAAGGAGGACCTGGTCCAGGTGGCCACGGTCGGGCTGATCAACGCCGTCGACCGGTTCGACGCGAGCCGCGGGTCGGACTTCCTGTCCTTCGCCGTGCCCACGGTGATGGGCGAGGTGCGGCGGCACTTCCGCGACACGGGCTGGCTGGTGCGCGTACCGCGCCGGCTCAAGGAACTGCACCTGTCGATCTCGAGCGCGAGCACGGAGCTGGCGCAGCGGCTGGGCCGGGCGCCCACGCCGAGCGAGATCGCCAACCACCTCGGCGTCAGCCAGGACGAGGTCTACGAGGGCCTGGAGGCGGGCAACGCCTACCACTCGATGTCGCTGGACGAGGTGCTCTCCGGGGACACCGAGAACCTCGCGCTCGGCGACACGCTGGGCGAGGAGGACGCGGGCCTGGAAGGCGTCGAGAACCACGAGGCGCTGCTGCCGCTGATCCAGGACCTGCCGGAGCGCGAACGCAAGATCCTGGGCCTGCGGTTCGTGCACAACATGACGCAGACGCAGATCGCGGAGCGGATCGGCGTGTCGCAGATGCACGTGTCCCGGCTGCTCGCCCGCACCCTGCAGCGGTTGCGCGAAGGGCTGACCGAGCAGGACGGGGAGTCCTGA
- the ligD gene encoding non-homologous end-joining DNA ligase yields MTDPGWRAPMLATLTQQPFSRENWLFERKLDGVRAICSRDGGAPVLWSRNHNDISDGYPELGEALAERGASSFVADGEIVAFDGNQTSFARLQQRIHLTDRRRIEATGVAVYLYLFDLLVFDGHDMTGLPLRQRKQLLRRAFDWGGALRYANHRNTTGEEYFAHACAHGWEGVIAKRADAPYRSGRTNDWLKFKCVKEQEFVVGGFSAPGGARTGFGALLVGYHDRGRLRYAGKVGAGYTETTLRELTKRLTGLERRRSPFDEPVPERGPRWVEPELVVQVRFSEWTGDGKLRHPRFTGLRNDKPAAEVVREQP; encoded by the coding sequence ATGACCGATCCCGGGTGGCGCGCGCCGATGCTGGCCACGCTGACCCAGCAGCCGTTCTCCCGCGAGAACTGGCTGTTCGAGCGCAAGCTCGACGGGGTCCGCGCCATCTGCTCCCGTGACGGTGGCGCGCCCGTGCTGTGGTCGCGCAACCACAACGACATCAGCGACGGGTACCCGGAGCTCGGGGAGGCACTCGCCGAACGCGGCGCCTCCTCCTTCGTCGCCGACGGCGAGATCGTGGCGTTCGACGGCAACCAGACCAGCTTCGCGCGGTTGCAGCAGCGCATCCACCTCACCGACCGGCGGCGCATCGAGGCCACCGGGGTCGCGGTGTACCTGTACCTGTTCGACCTGCTGGTCTTCGACGGCCACGACATGACCGGGCTGCCGCTGCGGCAACGCAAACAGCTGCTGCGCAGGGCGTTCGACTGGGGCGGCGCGCTGCGCTACGCCAACCACCGCAACACCACCGGCGAGGAGTACTTCGCCCACGCCTGCGCCCACGGCTGGGAGGGCGTGATCGCCAAGCGCGCCGACGCCCCGTACCGGTCCGGCCGGACGAACGACTGGCTGAAGTTCAAGTGCGTCAAGGAGCAGGAGTTCGTCGTCGGCGGGTTCAGCGCGCCGGGCGGGGCCCGGACCGGGTTCGGCGCGCTGCTCGTCGGCTACCACGACCGCGGGCGGTTGCGGTACGCGGGCAAGGTCGGGGCCGGCTACACCGAGACCACGTTGCGTGAGCTGACCAAGCGGCTGACCGGGCTGGAACGCCGCCGGTCACCGTTCGACGAACCGGTCCCCGAGCGCGGGCCGCGGTGGGTGGAACCCGAGCTGGTCGTGCAGGTCCGGTTTTCGGAGTGGACCGGGGACGGCAAGCTGCGGCATCCTCGGTTCACGGGTCTCCGCAACGACAAGCCGGCCGCGGAAGTGGTCCGGGAGCAGCCGTGA
- the ligD gene encoding non-homologous end-joining DNA ligase: MNPDEIEVSRPGKVLYPDGPVTKGDVVSYYRRVADVMLPHLRGRPLTLRRFPDGIGKQGWFQKEASDFFPDWMRVEAVPTRDGGSVHHVICDDAATLVYLANQAVLEFHVWTSTVHDPGRPDLLVIDLDPPPGVGVAELRRVARRSRDVLGALGLSAFVQATGGRGFHVVAPLDCTSGHDEVLSFAREVADFLAAEDPARLTTQPRKDKRGDRIFLDVNRNGYAQTFVAPYSLRARPGAAVATPLDWAELGRVSPDGFDVRRVPRRLARKADPWRELGAHAGSARKALDRLHRLT; the protein is encoded by the coding sequence GTGAATCCGGACGAGATCGAGGTTTCCCGGCCCGGGAAGGTGCTCTACCCCGACGGGCCGGTGACGAAGGGCGACGTGGTGTCGTACTACCGCCGCGTCGCCGACGTGATGCTGCCGCACCTGCGCGGCCGCCCGCTGACGCTGCGCCGGTTCCCGGACGGCATCGGCAAGCAGGGCTGGTTCCAGAAGGAGGCATCGGACTTCTTCCCGGACTGGATGCGGGTCGAGGCGGTGCCGACGCGGGACGGCGGCTCGGTGCACCACGTGATCTGCGACGACGCGGCGACGCTGGTGTACCTGGCGAACCAGGCGGTGCTGGAGTTCCACGTCTGGACCTCGACGGTGCACGATCCCGGCCGCCCGGACCTCCTGGTGATCGATCTGGATCCGCCGCCCGGGGTCGGGGTGGCCGAGCTGCGGCGGGTGGCGCGCCGGTCCCGGGACGTGCTCGGTGCGCTGGGGCTGTCGGCGTTCGTGCAGGCCACCGGTGGGCGGGGGTTTCACGTCGTGGCGCCGCTGGACTGCACGAGCGGCCACGACGAGGTGTTGTCGTTCGCCCGCGAGGTGGCGGACTTCCTGGCGGCGGAGGACCCGGCGCGGCTGACGACCCAGCCGCGCAAGGACAAGCGCGGCGACCGGATCTTCCTGGACGTGAACCGCAACGGCTACGCCCAGACGTTCGTCGCGCCGTACTCGCTGCGGGCCCGGCCGGGTGCGGCGGTGGCGACGCCCCTGGACTGGGCGGAGCTGGGGCGGGTGTCGCCGGACGGTTTCGACGTGCGGCGAGTGCCCCGTCGGCTGGCGCGCAAGGCCGATCCGTGGCGTGAGCTGGGGGCGCACGCGGGTTCGGCGCGGAAGGCACTCGACCGGTTGCACCGGCTGACGTAG
- the ku gene encoding non-homologous end joining protein Ku, translated as MARAIWSGAINFGLVTVPVELYSATEDHTVHFRQFERGTSDRIRYKRVNERTGEEVAFENIVKGYDLGDGDYVLVEQEELDQIAPGRSRSIDIESFVDLEDIDPLYFQKSYWLAPTKEEFGRAYGLLMQAMAETKKAGIARFVMRGKEHIAAVRAGAEGVLVLDTLLFAEDVRDPSKELKKLPEKASPRGRELEMAVALIDSMADDWKPDAFHDQYNERVLKLIDDKKAGRTVSVEEAPAEPTKVVDLFEALSRSVEKRKGSPGGKASSGDGKASRGSGKASSGGGKKSSGGGKAASPSRSRKAEPDLSELSKAELDQMARELDIKGRSKLNRTELETAIREATPGRSRKRAS; from the coding sequence ATGGCGCGAGCGATCTGGAGCGGCGCGATCAACTTCGGCCTGGTGACGGTGCCGGTGGAGCTCTACAGCGCGACCGAGGACCACACGGTGCACTTCCGGCAGTTCGAGCGCGGGACGTCGGACCGGATCCGGTACAAGCGCGTCAACGAGCGGACCGGCGAGGAGGTGGCCTTCGAGAACATCGTGAAGGGCTACGACCTCGGCGACGGGGACTACGTGCTGGTCGAGCAGGAGGAGCTGGACCAGATCGCGCCCGGCCGGTCGCGGTCGATCGACATCGAGTCGTTCGTGGACCTGGAGGACATCGACCCGTTGTACTTCCAGAAGAGCTACTGGCTGGCGCCGACGAAGGAGGAGTTCGGGCGCGCGTACGGGCTGCTGATGCAGGCGATGGCGGAGACGAAGAAGGCCGGCATCGCTCGTTTCGTGATGCGCGGCAAGGAACACATCGCCGCGGTGCGCGCCGGCGCGGAGGGCGTGCTGGTGCTGGACACGTTGTTGTTCGCCGAGGACGTGCGGGACCCGTCGAAGGAGCTGAAGAAGCTACCGGAGAAGGCTTCGCCGCGGGGGCGCGAGCTGGAGATGGCGGTGGCGCTGATCGACTCGATGGCCGACGACTGGAAGCCGGACGCGTTCCACGACCAGTACAACGAACGGGTCCTGAAGCTGATCGACGACAAGAAGGCCGGCCGCACGGTGTCGGTCGAGGAGGCGCCCGCGGAGCCGACCAAGGTGGTCGACCTGTTCGAGGCGTTGTCCCGCAGCGTGGAGAAGCGGAAGGGTTCGCCGGGCGGCAAGGCCTCCTCCGGCGACGGCAAGGCCTCCAGGGGGAGTGGCAAGGCTTCCTCGGGTGGTGGCAAGAAGTCCTCCGGCGGGGGCAAGGCAGCGTCCCCGAGCCGTTCCCGCAAGGCGGAGCCCGACCTGTCCGAGCTGAGCAAGGCCGAGCTGGACCAGATGGCCCGGGAACTCGACATCAAGGGCCGGTCGAAACTCAACCGAACCGAGCTGGAAACCGCGATCCGCGAGGCGACCCCCGGCCGTTCGCGCAAGCGCGCCTCCTGA
- a CDS encoding adenylate/guanylate cyclase domain-containing protein, with protein sequence MPKFAQLAKFRVVLRTGLGFVVLGVGSSVCGAAAVGLLLFLQGIPAEMGGRNWVLLTCAAAYVLLSVLVGSAWTALLHRRTAVWFAQGRRPDAAEARRALRLPRDLALVSGTLWLGGTVVLGTLTAVLGSALDALGVTLAVGLGGLLTVGLMYLFAEWVARPILIRALEVSPPRNAVSVSVLSRLAITWAVASGVPLLGVLIVAAPPDIGKADQTASLIMLSIVGLVSGAIGTALLARAVAAPLHRLRMAVGLITRGRKDVSVRVDDASEIGSLQVSVNSMVAGLREQDRLRDLFGRHVGIDVARHALEHGASLTGDVREVAALFVDVVDSTALAYRLPPEEIVRKLNRLFDSVVSAVDARGGLVNKFQGDAALCVFGAPTRHSDPATAALSAARAIRDAVREAGELDLGIGVAWGRVFAGQLGSSSRLEYTVIGDAVNEAARLTEHAKHVPGRVLASDTVWSASSPSEQALWTRHEALHLRGREAPTKTWTN encoded by the coding sequence GTGCCCAAGTTCGCCCAGCTCGCGAAGTTCCGCGTCGTGCTGCGCACCGGGCTGGGGTTCGTGGTGCTCGGCGTCGGATCGAGTGTGTGCGGCGCGGCGGCCGTCGGGTTGCTGCTGTTCCTGCAGGGCATCCCCGCCGAGATGGGCGGCCGGAACTGGGTTCTGCTCACCTGCGCCGCCGCGTACGTCCTGCTCTCGGTGCTCGTCGGCTCCGCGTGGACGGCCCTGCTCCACCGCCGCACCGCGGTGTGGTTCGCGCAGGGGCGCCGTCCGGACGCGGCCGAAGCGCGCCGCGCGCTCCGGCTGCCCCGTGACCTCGCCCTGGTCAGCGGCACCCTCTGGCTGGGCGGCACCGTCGTCCTCGGCACCCTCACCGCCGTCCTCGGCTCCGCGCTCGACGCGCTGGGCGTCACGCTCGCGGTCGGTCTCGGCGGGCTCCTGACCGTCGGCCTGATGTACCTGTTCGCGGAGTGGGTCGCGCGCCCGATCCTGATCCGGGCGCTCGAAGTCAGCCCGCCGCGCAACGCCGTGTCGGTCAGCGTCCTGTCCCGGCTCGCGATCACGTGGGCGGTGGCCAGCGGCGTCCCGCTGCTCGGCGTGCTGATCGTGGCCGCGCCGCCGGACATCGGGAAGGCCGACCAGACCGCCAGCCTGATCATGCTGTCGATCGTCGGTCTGGTCTCCGGCGCGATCGGCACCGCGCTGCTGGCCCGCGCGGTCGCCGCGCCGCTGCACCGGCTGCGGATGGCGGTCGGGCTGATCACCCGCGGCCGCAAGGACGTGTCCGTGCGCGTGGACGACGCCAGCGAGATCGGTTCGCTGCAGGTGTCGGTCAACAGCATGGTCGCCGGCTTGCGCGAGCAGGACCGGCTGCGGGACCTCTTCGGCCGTCACGTGGGCATCGACGTGGCCCGGCACGCCCTCGAGCACGGGGCCTCCCTCACCGGTGACGTGCGGGAGGTCGCCGCGCTGTTCGTCGACGTCGTCGACTCGACCGCGCTGGCCTACCGGCTGCCGCCCGAGGAGATCGTGCGCAAGCTGAACCGGTTGTTCGACAGCGTGGTGTCGGCCGTCGACGCCCGTGGTGGCCTGGTCAACAAGTTCCAGGGCGACGCCGCGTTGTGCGTGTTCGGCGCGCCGACGCGGCATTCCGACCCGGCCACGGCGGCCCTGTCCGCGGCCCGCGCCATCCGGGACGCGGTGCGGGAGGCCGGGGAGCTGGACCTCGGCATCGGTGTCGCGTGGGGTCGGGTGTTCGCGGGTCAGCTGGGCAGCAGCAGCCGGCTGGAGTACACGGTCATCGGCGACGCGGTGAACGAGGCGGCGCGGCTCACCGAGCACGCGAAGCACGTCCCCGGCCGGGTTCTCGCCAGCGACACCGTCTGGTCGGCGAGCTCACCGAGCGAGCAGGCGCTGTGGACCCGGCACGAGGCGCTCCACCTCCGCGGCCGGGAGGCGCCCACGAAGACCTGGACGAACTAG
- a CDS encoding beta-ketoacyl-ACP synthase III produces MHEGHHAVLAGLGAWLPPRVVDNDDLARHLNTSDEWIRTRTGIGERRIADPDTSTVDMAVGAGRNALRSAGSDVVDAVVLATATPDQLCPASAPQVASALGLSGVAAFDVNAVCSGFIYALATGAGLIAAGVAGRVLVVGADAFSRYCDPADRSTVPIFGDGAGAVVLRAGNADEPGALGPFDLHSEGEHADLLIVPAGGVKQRRSDNPHDHYLTMQGTAVFRHACARMAESARAVLARSGLEVGDVDRFVGHQANIRILQATAKQLGLANDRVVANIERVGNTSAASIPLALADACDDGDLQPGHRVLLTAFGAGLTWGSTLLTWPDVKPGGEA; encoded by the coding sequence ATGCATGAAGGACACCACGCGGTCCTTGCCGGCCTCGGAGCCTGGCTGCCGCCGCGGGTGGTGGACAACGACGACCTCGCCCGGCACCTGAACACCTCCGACGAGTGGATCCGCACCCGCACGGGAATCGGCGAGCGTCGCATCGCCGACCCGGACACGTCCACTGTGGACATGGCGGTGGGCGCGGGCCGCAACGCCTTGCGCAGCGCCGGTTCCGACGTCGTCGACGCGGTCGTGCTCGCGACCGCCACCCCGGACCAGCTGTGCCCGGCGAGCGCCCCGCAGGTCGCCTCGGCCCTGGGGCTCAGTGGTGTCGCCGCGTTCGACGTCAACGCCGTCTGCAGCGGGTTCATCTACGCCCTGGCCACGGGCGCGGGCCTGATCGCGGCCGGGGTGGCCGGCCGCGTCCTCGTCGTGGGCGCCGACGCCTTCAGCCGCTACTGCGACCCCGCCGACCGCAGCACGGTCCCGATCTTCGGCGACGGCGCGGGCGCCGTCGTCCTGCGCGCCGGCAACGCGGACGAGCCCGGCGCGCTCGGGCCGTTCGACCTGCACAGCGAGGGTGAGCACGCCGACCTGCTGATCGTCCCGGCCGGTGGCGTCAAACAGCGCCGGTCGGACAACCCCCACGACCACTACCTGACGATGCAGGGCACGGCGGTGTTCCGGCACGCCTGTGCGCGGATGGCCGAATCGGCCCGCGCCGTGCTCGCCCGCTCCGGGCTCGAAGTGGGCGACGTCGACCGGTTCGTCGGCCACCAGGCCAACATCCGCATCCTCCAGGCCACCGCGAAGCAGCTGGGCCTGGCGAACGACCGGGTGGTGGCCAACATCGAGCGCGTGGGCAACACGAGCGCCGCGTCCATCCCGCTCGCCCTGGCCGACGCCTGCGACGACGGTGACCTGCAGCCCGGCCACCGGGTGCTGCTGACCGCCTTCGGCGCCGGCCTCACGTGGGGGTCGACCCTGCTGACCTGGCCGGACGTCAAACCCGGCGGCGAGGCCTAG
- a CDS encoding winged helix DNA-binding domain-containing protein gives MPETLGPRALNRALLARQLLLRRAKLTPLEAIRHLCGLQAQAPFPPYYGLWSRLHGFRPEQLGQLVLDRQVVRIALMRGTVHLVAADDWGWLRAAVQPLFDRDIRTNASYAKALAPLDLSAVAARARALLAESPRTPAELGKLLAEQWPDTPPAALAHAARGLLPLVQVPPRAVWGRSGRTTLAHAEDWLGVPPAPISGAQPPHSAQPTAPHHPQPPTTHDALPPRSAQPAATQHPRPPTTDDALPPQPAQPTAPHHRQPPATADAQPPHSAHSVATQHPQPPVNHDGLLPQPAQSTPTHHSPPSATADATPPQPALSHHPQTPSSHDTVPPQRTQSTPAHRSRPPVTLDGLPPQPAESTATHHPQPPATADSLPPQPAQPAPTHHSQPPSSPEVRLAQLEELVLRYLAAFGPASVADVQAWSGLTRLSEVVDRLRPRLCVFRSEQGRELFDLPDAPRPDPATPAPPRFIAEFDNLLLSHADRSRVLPEGARKRVFGVPNGVFPGTFLVDGLVRGTWRITRERGAASLEIEPYGRISTKDRAALESAGARLLRFAAGEVAHDIRFMPLE, from the coding sequence ATGCCGGAGACGCTCGGGCCGCGGGCCCTGAACCGCGCCCTGCTCGCCCGCCAGCTGTTGCTGCGACGGGCGAAGCTGACGCCACTCGAGGCGATCCGTCACCTGTGCGGGCTGCAGGCGCAGGCGCCCTTTCCGCCGTATTACGGGTTGTGGTCGCGGCTGCACGGGTTCCGGCCGGAGCAGCTCGGACAGCTAGTGCTCGACCGGCAGGTGGTACGGATCGCGCTGATGCGCGGAACGGTGCACCTCGTCGCGGCGGACGACTGGGGGTGGCTGCGCGCGGCGGTGCAGCCGCTGTTCGATCGCGACATCCGGACGAACGCCTCCTACGCGAAGGCCCTGGCGCCGCTCGACCTGTCCGCGGTGGCCGCCCGGGCCAGGGCCCTGCTGGCCGAGTCGCCGCGCACGCCCGCTGAGCTGGGCAAGCTCCTGGCGGAGCAGTGGCCGGACACCCCACCGGCCGCCCTCGCCCACGCGGCCCGTGGCCTGTTGCCGCTGGTGCAGGTCCCGCCACGCGCAGTATGGGGCCGCAGCGGCCGAACGACGCTGGCCCACGCGGAGGACTGGCTCGGTGTCCCTCCAGCCCCCATCTCCGGCGCCCAGCCGCCCCACTCGGCCCAACCCACCGCCCCGCACCACCCACAGCCGCCCACCACCCACGACGCCCTGCCACCCCGGTCAGCCCAACCCGCCGCCACCCAGCACCCCCGGCCGCCCACCACCGACGACGCCCTGCCACCGCAACCAGCCCAACCCACCGCCCCGCACCACCGACAGCCGCCCGCCACCGCCGACGCCCAACCGCCCCACTCTGCCCATTCCGTCGCCACTCAGCACCCACAGCCGCCCGTCAACCACGACGGCCTGCTGCCCCAGCCGGCCCAATCAACCCCCACCCACCACTCACCGCCATCCGCCACCGCCGACGCCACGCCACCCCAGCCGGCCCTTTCCCACCACCCACAGACGCCCTCCAGCCACGACACCGTGCCGCCCCAGCGGACCCAATCCACCCCAGCCCACCGCTCACGGCCGCCCGTCACCCTGGACGGCCTGCCACCGCAGCCAGCCGAATCCACCGCCACCCACCACCCACAGCCGCCAGCCACCGCCGACTCCCTGCCACCCCAGCCGGCCCAACCAGCCCCCACCCACCACTCACAGCCGCCATCCAGCCCAGAGGTCCGGCTGGCTCAGCTGGAGGAGCTGGTCCTGCGATATCTGGCGGCGTTCGGGCCGGCGAGCGTGGCCGACGTGCAGGCCTGGAGCGGGCTCACCCGGCTCAGCGAAGTGGTGGACCGCCTGCGTCCGCGCCTGTGCGTCTTCCGGTCCGAGCAGGGACGGGAGCTGTTCGACCTGCCCGACGCCCCACGGCCAGATCCCGCGACCCCGGCGCCACCACGGTTCATCGCCGAGTTCGACAACCTCCTGCTCTCGCACGCCGACCGAAGCCGGGTGCTGCCGGAAGGCGCCCGCAAGCGGGTGTTCGGGGTTCCGAACGGTGTGTTCCCGGGCACGTTCCTCGTCGACGGCCTGGTGCGGGGCACCTGGCGGATCACTCGCGAGCGTGGCGCCGCTTCATTGGAGATCGAGCCGTACGGGCGAATCTCCACAAAGGACAGGGCGGCACTGGAGAGCGCCGGGGCGCGGCTGCTGCGTTTCGCTGCCGGCGAAGTTGCCCACGACATCCGCTTCATGCCCCTCGAGTGA
- a CDS encoding Lrp/AsnC family transcriptional regulator: MPAVDLDKLDYEILRRLQEDSRTIAETIGAEVGLSAAAVQRRIKRLRQAGVISREVAVIEPRSVGVDMTFIVMVEMERERLEVLDAFRKQVLADPAVQQCYYVTGSADFILVVHCRDMGEFEAFTRRMFFDNGEVRHFTTSVAMDRVKVSLSVPLNGG; the protein is encoded by the coding sequence GTGCCCGCCGTTGACCTGGACAAACTCGACTACGAGATTCTGAGACGCCTGCAAGAGGACTCGCGGACGATCGCCGAGACGATCGGCGCCGAGGTGGGTCTTTCGGCCGCCGCGGTTCAGCGCCGGATCAAGCGGCTGCGGCAGGCCGGGGTCATCTCGCGCGAGGTGGCGGTGATCGAGCCGCGGTCGGTCGGGGTCGACATGACCTTCATCGTGATGGTCGAGATGGAACGCGAGCGGCTGGAAGTCCTCGACGCGTTCCGGAAACAGGTCCTGGCCGATCCCGCTGTGCAACAGTGCTACTACGTTACGGGGTCGGCCGACTTCATCCTGGTGGTGCACTGCCGCGATATGGGCGAGTTCGAGGCGTTCACGCGCCGCATGTTCTTCGACAACGGTGAGGTGCGGCACTTCACCACGAGCGTCGCGATGGACCGTGTCAAGGTGAGCCTGAGCGTTCCCCTGAACGGCGGCTGA
- a CDS encoding SsgA family sporulation/cell division regulator: protein MNTDTVTQSQFVSLNGSSAPVLSRLSYVASEPFAVNIAFRTERGRWVEWTFARELLVTGLREPSGIGDVRVRPDLSTDEGILILEIESPDGYALVEIEREDVERFLDAATELVPLGTESDCFDVDAFIDEITNV from the coding sequence GTGAACACCGATACCGTCACCCAGAGCCAGTTCGTGTCACTCAACGGCTCCAGTGCTCCAGTCCTGTCTAGACTGTCGTACGTGGCGAGCGAGCCGTTTGCCGTGAACATCGCGTTCCGCACGGAGCGCGGCCGCTGGGTGGAGTGGACCTTCGCCCGTGAGCTGCTCGTCACGGGTCTGCGTGAGCCCTCCGGCATCGGCGACGTGCGGGTCCGGCCCGACCTCTCCACCGACGAGGGCATCCTGATCTTGGAGATCGAGTCGCCCGACGGGTACGCGCTGGTGGAAATCGAGCGCGAGGACGTCGAGCGTTTCCTGGACGCCGCTACGGAACTCGTCCCCCTGGGCACGGAAAGCGACTGCTTCGACGTGGACGCCTTCATCGACGAGATCACCAACGTCTGA